Proteins encoded by one window of Salmonirosea aquatica:
- a CDS encoding sodium:solute symporter family protein, translating to MAVFAVFQMVVGLAFARTGTDSKSFFAAGEAAPWWVSGLSLFMSFLSAGTFVVWGSIAYDLGFVAITIQLSMCIGGLVTAYFIAARWKRTHAMTAAEYIGRRLGTRVQQLFTYLLTLFTLFTIGGVLYPVGKLVYVATPFSLETCIIVLGLMVILYTALGGLWAVLVTDVLQFVILLAAVLIVVPLALERTDGFGAFVQKVPNDFFKVFNGEYTLGFTLAFVMYHIIYIGGSWAFVQRYTSVRTPRESKKVAYLFAGLYSISPFLWMLPPMIFRSLRPDLTGLESEGAYMLMAQLVLPAGLVGLMLAAMVSATASTANTLLNMLAAVFTNDVYLKLINTTASEKIQVRVGRSMTVVFGFITIGIALAVPHIGGLVNLVLSVGAISGGSLLLPVVWTLFSKRQNARSILMVSLISLGIGIFFKFISPLLFDYSLSRAAEMSVGVGVPFLLLALYEWVIYGSKTQDLQYVTYQNWLSSRVVPTIEVMEATDKSSDSQNTFALRAIAISFALTGLSIAGLGINSGEDVGLIAGVGLLIVAVAAWIGWSTRERNKRLEIKPSSSKTRQSL from the coding sequence ATGGCCGTATTTGCGGTATTCCAGATGGTGGTAGGCCTGGCCTTCGCCCGGACGGGTACCGACTCCAAATCCTTTTTTGCCGCCGGGGAAGCCGCTCCCTGGTGGGTAAGCGGGCTGTCGCTGTTCATGAGTTTTCTGTCGGCAGGTACCTTTGTGGTGTGGGGGTCGATTGCCTATGATCTGGGTTTCGTAGCCATTACTATCCAATTGTCCATGTGCATCGGCGGGTTGGTGACGGCCTACTTCATTGCAGCCCGCTGGAAACGTACCCACGCCATGACCGCCGCCGAGTACATTGGCCGTCGGCTGGGTACCCGGGTACAGCAGCTTTTTACCTACCTCCTGACCCTCTTTACGCTTTTTACCATCGGCGGGGTACTTTATCCGGTCGGCAAGCTGGTCTACGTGGCCACGCCTTTTTCGCTCGAAACCTGCATCATTGTGCTGGGGTTGATGGTGATTTTGTACACTGCCCTGGGCGGCCTGTGGGCCGTACTGGTCACGGATGTGCTACAATTCGTGATCCTGCTGGCGGCGGTACTTATTGTGGTACCCCTCGCGCTGGAACGGACTGATGGATTCGGGGCTTTTGTGCAGAAGGTACCCAACGATTTTTTCAAGGTATTCAATGGCGAATATACCCTCGGTTTTACGCTGGCCTTTGTCATGTACCACATCATCTACATTGGCGGTAGTTGGGCTTTCGTGCAGCGATACACCAGCGTACGTACACCGCGCGAGTCCAAAAAAGTAGCCTATCTTTTTGCTGGATTATATTCTATAAGTCCTTTCCTGTGGATGCTCCCTCCCATGATTTTTCGCTCGCTCAGGCCCGACCTTACCGGTCTGGAATCGGAGGGTGCTTACATGCTCATGGCGCAATTGGTACTTCCCGCCGGACTCGTAGGATTGATGCTCGCCGCCATGGTCTCGGCCACGGCGAGTACGGCAAATACTCTGCTGAATATGCTGGCGGCGGTATTTACCAATGATGTGTATTTGAAATTGATCAATACCACAGCCAGCGAAAAAATCCAGGTGCGGGTAGGGCGCAGCATGACGGTCGTATTTGGCTTCATTACCATTGGTATCGCTTTGGCGGTGCCGCATATTGGCGGACTGGTCAATCTGGTGCTGAGCGTAGGGGCGATCTCGGGCGGTTCGTTGTTGTTGCCGGTAGTCTGGACGCTCTTCTCCAAACGGCAGAATGCCCGCTCGATCCTGATGGTATCGCTGATCAGCCTGGGTATCGGGATTTTCTTCAAATTCATCTCACCCTTGCTTTTCGATTATTCGCTGAGCCGGGCGGCCGAAATGTCGGTCGGCGTGGGGGTACCTTTCCTGCTGCTGGCTCTGTACGAATGGGTTATTTATGGTAGCAAAACCCAGGATTTACAATATGTTACTTATCAAAATTGGTTGAGCAGCAGAGTAGTACCTACTATCGAAGTAATGGAAGCCACGGACAAATCTTCGGATTCTCAAAATACCTTTGCTCTGCGGGCCATTGCCATCAGCTTTGCGTTAACGGGGCTTAGTATAGCGGGGCTAGGTATTAATTCAGGAGAAGACGTCGGTTTGATTGCCGGGGTGGGGCTGCTTATTGTAGCGGTAGCCGCCTGGATTGGCTGGTCGACGCGGGAGCGTAACAAGCGGCTGGAAATCAAACCCAGTAGCTCAAAAACTCGTCAATCCTTATGA
- a CDS encoding putative toxin-antitoxin system toxin component, PIN family: MKVVLDINVLLICLPVKSPYRPIFDALKNGRFELIISNDILFEYHEKLAEKTTASIADNVVKLLLSLDNVTLQYISFKWDIMQNDPDDNKYVDCALIANADFLVSEDKHFNIFQNIGFPALKIIRIDEFLSYWV; this comes from the coding sequence ATGAAAGTAGTCCTCGACATCAACGTACTATTGATTTGCTTACCTGTAAAATCGCCGTATCGACCTATTTTCGATGCTCTCAAAAACGGAAGATTTGAATTGATAATCAGCAATGATATATTATTCGAATACCACGAAAAACTTGCTGAAAAAACTACAGCTTCGATAGCGGATAATGTGGTCAAACTCTTACTTTCTCTTGACAACGTTACCTTACAATACATTTCTTTTAAGTGGGATATCATGCAAAATGATCCTGACGATAATAAGTATGTCGATTGCGCATTGATAGCCAATGCTGATTTTTTAGTTTCTGAGGATAAACACTTTAACATATTCCAGAACATTGGTTTTCCAGCTTTGAAAATCATAAGGATTGACGAGTTTTTGAGCTACTGGGTTTGA
- a CDS encoding glycoside hydrolase family 2 protein, protein MKRILSQFIVILFLAAPVMGQYTIKVPNAIPLHGEWTFALDLADRGVIGKWYLDSITRTNRQDKVTVPHCFSADPRYLFYTGTAWYRKSFGWKPVAGKRVILHFDAAFYLTKVWLNGQPVGTHEGGYTPFHFDVTDYLREGDNLLAVSVNNDVWKLNTVPAVKDNDDINGSFPAWINYGGLTRPVYLTVEPEVYVENLKVEATPDLAKGTSTLTTKVLVRNTSRQAVSPQVNYLIRLGEQVLPLKWKTKATNIPAGQTILVESETSLTAAQTRLWNINSPTLYQLESVVGQDTMATRFGIRKIEVRNAQLLLNGQPVRLGGGNRVLDYPGLGSLEPDWLVEKDFRLMKEAGMEFQRLTHYTPSEYFYDLADQYGMLIVTEAGNWQLTPNQLNNDTIRTKFRQQFREMVERDWNHPSVIAYSVGNEYLSDQPAGQRWTKDMIDYARELDPTRLYTFASNRLNARPEKPEDEASQYVDFVSVNIYGNHAKALDYINQLYPDKPILISEWGTRADAPAGEAGQAQHVREVVEEIRKRPYVVGASWWTYNDYQSRYYLTNPNGYRPWGLVQPDRTPRPAYTAYQQEMAPLTVEKVRFTAGGQGVHELVLRVQARSDFPAYPVMGYTLSISGKILAIPDLQPGESREMVVPVRGFDKSLLIRVMKPTGFTALEETLDLK, encoded by the coding sequence ATGAAACGAATCCTTTCCCAATTTATAGTCATCCTGTTCCTGGCCGCGCCGGTTATGGGGCAGTATACCATCAAGGTACCTAATGCTATTCCGCTGCATGGGGAATGGACCTTCGCGCTCGATCTAGCCGACCGGGGTGTAATTGGGAAGTGGTACCTTGATAGTATTACCAGAACCAACCGCCAGGATAAAGTGACAGTACCTCATTGTTTTTCGGCTGACCCAAGGTACCTTTTTTATACGGGCACGGCCTGGTACCGCAAATCATTTGGCTGGAAACCTGTCGCTGGAAAACGCGTAATTCTGCATTTCGACGCAGCCTTTTACCTCACCAAGGTCTGGCTGAATGGCCAGCCGGTAGGTACCCACGAAGGGGGCTACACCCCATTTCACTTTGACGTGACTGACTACCTGCGGGAAGGCGATAACCTGTTGGCCGTATCGGTCAATAATGATGTCTGGAAGCTGAATACCGTTCCGGCGGTGAAGGACAACGACGATATTAACGGCTCATTTCCGGCCTGGATCAACTACGGCGGACTGACCCGACCCGTGTACCTCACCGTAGAGCCGGAAGTGTATGTAGAGAATCTGAAGGTAGAAGCTACGCCCGATCTGGCCAAAGGTACCTCCACCCTCACGACTAAGGTACTTGTCAGAAATACGTCTCGGCAGGCTGTTTCTCCTCAGGTCAACTACCTGATACGGTTGGGAGAACAGGTACTTCCGCTGAAATGGAAAACGAAAGCTACGAACATCCCGGCGGGGCAAACGATACTCGTGGAATCTGAAACCAGCCTCACGGCGGCGCAAACCCGGCTCTGGAATATAAATTCGCCAACACTATATCAGTTGGAATCTGTGGTCGGACAGGATACGATGGCTACGCGATTCGGGATTCGGAAGATTGAAGTACGGAATGCGCAACTCCTGCTCAACGGTCAGCCCGTGCGGTTGGGCGGCGGGAATCGCGTGCTCGATTATCCGGGTCTTGGCTCGCTGGAACCCGACTGGCTTGTTGAGAAGGATTTCCGGCTCATGAAGGAGGCCGGAATGGAGTTTCAGCGTTTGACGCACTATACTCCCTCGGAATATTTTTACGATCTGGCTGATCAGTACGGCATGCTGATTGTCACCGAAGCGGGCAACTGGCAACTTACGCCCAACCAACTCAATAATGATACCATCCGGACAAAGTTCCGGCAACAATTCCGCGAAATGGTCGAGCGTGACTGGAACCATCCTAGCGTGATTGCCTACAGCGTGGGCAACGAGTACCTCTCCGATCAGCCCGCTGGTCAGCGCTGGACCAAAGACATGATCGATTATGCGCGGGAACTGGACCCTACCCGGCTGTATACTTTCGCCAGCAACCGTCTCAACGCCAGACCAGAAAAACCGGAAGACGAAGCCAGTCAGTACGTCGATTTTGTCTCCGTCAATATTTACGGAAATCATGCTAAAGCATTAGACTATATCAATCAGCTCTACCCCGATAAGCCCATCTTAATCAGTGAGTGGGGTACCCGGGCCGACGCTCCTGCCGGTGAAGCCGGGCAGGCTCAGCATGTGCGTGAGGTAGTGGAAGAAATTCGGAAGCGTCCGTATGTGGTAGGAGCATCCTGGTGGACTTATAACGACTACCAAAGCCGCTACTACCTGACCAACCCAAACGGCTACCGACCCTGGGGGCTGGTGCAACCCGACCGCACGCCCCGGCCCGCCTACACGGCCTACCAACAGGAAATGGCGCCCCTGACGGTTGAGAAAGTACGCTTCACAGCGGGTGGGCAGGGGGTACATGAACTGGTACTTCGGGTACAGGCCAGAAGCGATTTTCCGGCCTACCCGGTCATGGGATACACCCTTTCTATTTCGGGTAAAATCCTTGCGATTCCAGATTTGCAGCCCGGTGAAAGCAGGGAAATGGTAGTACCAGTGCGAGGTTTTGATAAAAGCCTGCTGATCAGAGTAATGAAACCGACTGGCTTTACCGCGCTGGAAGAAACACTGGATTTAAAATAA
- a CDS encoding MBL fold metallo-hydrolase, whose amino-acid sequence MKFLTKVLKYLLVLVVVLVAGIAIFVNTAPQFGAAAEGTRLARMKASPEYREGAFVNLIPTSMDMSAGQVGETLEEFITAKNTRPDQPLPVDFADKVPPSDSLLHITWFGHSAVLLELEGKRILLDPMLGPAASPVPFFAQRFAYRAPIDMAQFTNIDAVVISHDHYDHLDYGSIQKLDAQVGHFYVPLGVGAHLERWGVDSTKITELDWWQSVEAEGITFTATPARHFSGRGLTDRNSTLWASWVVQGRKNKVYFSGDSGYGPHFKQIGARYGPFDLAMMECGQYNEKWKAIHMMPEQTMQAFLDLKGKVLLPIHWGAFNLAVHPWTESVERLNRANRTNVFIATPIIGTRYPVATHPPTQRWWEPLVAE is encoded by the coding sequence GTGAAATTTCTAACGAAAGTCCTCAAATACCTTCTGGTTCTGGTGGTCGTGCTGGTAGCTGGAATTGCCATTTTTGTTAACACCGCTCCGCAGTTTGGCGCGGCGGCGGAAGGTACCCGGCTGGCGCGGATGAAGGCCTCGCCTGAGTACCGCGAGGGTGCCTTTGTGAACCTGATCCCCACGTCGATGGACATGAGTGCGGGGCAGGTGGGAGAAACGCTCGAAGAATTCATTACTGCCAAAAATACCCGCCCCGACCAGCCCCTGCCCGTCGATTTTGCGGACAAGGTACCCCCATCGGATAGCCTGTTGCACATCACCTGGTTTGGGCACTCGGCGGTACTGCTCGAGCTGGAAGGCAAGCGCATTCTGCTCGATCCGATGCTCGGCCCGGCCGCGTCGCCCGTGCCGTTTTTTGCCCAGCGCTTTGCCTACCGTGCTCCCATCGACATGGCACAGTTTACCAATATCGACGCCGTCGTTATCTCCCACGATCATTACGATCATCTGGATTACGGTTCCATCCAGAAACTGGACGCGCAGGTCGGGCATTTCTACGTGCCACTGGGGGTAGGTGCGCATCTGGAACGCTGGGGCGTGGATAGCACCAAAATCACCGAACTCGACTGGTGGCAGTCAGTAGAAGCGGAGGGGATTACTTTCACCGCTACCCCCGCGCGGCATTTCTCAGGCCGGGGGCTCACCGACCGCAACTCCACGCTCTGGGCTTCTTGGGTCGTGCAGGGGCGGAAAAATAAAGTCTATTTCAGCGGCGACAGCGGCTACGGGCCGCATTTCAAACAGATCGGTGCGCGCTATGGCCCGTTTGATCTCGCGATGATGGAGTGCGGCCAATACAATGAAAAGTGGAAAGCCATTCACATGATGCCCGAACAAACCATGCAGGCTTTTCTCGATCTGAAAGGGAAAGTACTGCTGCCGATTCACTGGGGGGCCTTCAACCTGGCGGTACATCCCTGGACTGAAAGCGTGGAGCGGCTGAACCGCGCCAACAGGACGAATGTGTTCATTGCCACTCCCATCATCGGCACAAGGTACCCCGTTGCTACGCATCCACCCACCCAACGCTGGTGGGAGCCACTGGTGGCCGAATAG
- a CDS encoding nucleotidyltransferase family protein, translating into MKYGLSNTTLEEILAVFRENSHVEEVILFGSRAKGTYRPGSDIDLAVKGKDLTFQEFIKLLVKLDELEILYKIDAINYQTIKSQELLDHISRVGVSLLQTAAP; encoded by the coding sequence ATGAAATACGGATTGTCCAATACTACTCTGGAAGAAATTCTGGCGGTGTTTCGGGAAAATAGCCACGTGGAGGAAGTTATTCTCTTCGGTTCGCGAGCCAAAGGTACCTACCGTCCTGGCTCTGATATTGACCTGGCCGTGAAAGGAAAGGATCTCACTTTTCAGGAATTCATCAAGCTACTGGTCAAGCTGGATGAGTTGGAAATACTCTATAAAATTGACGCTATCAACTACCAAACCATCAAGAGCCAGGAACTCCTCGACCACATTAGCCGGGTAGGAGTTAGCCTTCTGCAAACTGCTGCCCCGTGA
- a CDS encoding nucleotidyltransferase substrate binding protein, whose product MQDQNVRWLQRFANFKKALAKLAEVFEDREDDLSDLEQEGMIQRFEYTFELAWKTLQDLLRYKGYLDIAGPNPVLEQALKDGYLTDAEGWKAMKKSRELTSHTYNSETAEEIADSIRFSYYKLLVDLDKRLDAERGGQQTSLIDT is encoded by the coding sequence ATGCAAGACCAAAACGTACGCTGGCTACAACGTTTCGCAAATTTCAAAAAGGCCCTCGCCAAATTAGCGGAGGTATTTGAAGATCGGGAAGACGACTTATCTGACTTGGAACAAGAAGGTATGATCCAGCGATTTGAGTACACCTTTGAACTGGCCTGGAAAACCTTGCAGGATTTGTTACGATACAAAGGTTATCTCGACATCGCTGGTCCCAATCCAGTTTTGGAGCAAGCGCTCAAAGATGGGTACCTTACCGATGCCGAAGGCTGGAAAGCCATGAAGAAATCGCGTGAACTCACTTCGCATACCTACAATTCCGAAACGGCCGAAGAAATTGCCGATAGTATTCGGTTCAGCTATTACAAGCTTCTGGTAGATTTAGACAAAAGATTGGATGCAGAACGTGGCGGACAGCAGACCTCACTAATTGACACATGA
- the crtD gene encoding 1-hydroxycarotenoid 3,4-desaturase CrtD, giving the protein MKTAGVVGAGIGGIAAAIRLAVKGYRVEVFEGNSYPGGKLSSFEINGYRFDAGPSLFTMPQLVDDLFRLAGKNPTDYFQYQKLPETCRYFYEDGTRFTADAEPALLAKTIEKYLGEPAEQVLAHLRDSAVKYEVTEKLFLHRSLHKVGTYFNRDALKGYLNLGKLDAFRSMNQANSSRFTDPRAVQLFNRYATYNGSDPYQTPATMNIIPHLEYNIGAFFPKGGMVAITNSLVKLAEDLGVTFHYTSPVEKLLIDGKRISGVQVKGEALSYDIVISNMDVVNTFRKLLPDARQPERILRQPKSSSALIFYWGVKKQFPELGLHNIFFSKDYATEFHHIFQQKTIHHDPTVYINITAKYEPNDAPAGGENWFVMVNAPANDGQDWGTLIAETRQNILTKISRQLGENIETLIEAEDVLDPRLIESRTSSSQGALYGNSSNNRFAAFLRHANFSRQFNNLYFVGGSVHPGGGVPLCLLSAKIATEMVK; this is encoded by the coding sequence ATGAAAACAGCCGGTGTCGTCGGCGCGGGAATTGGGGGCATTGCTGCGGCGATTCGCCTGGCGGTGAAGGGCTACCGGGTCGAGGTGTTCGAAGGCAATAGCTACCCCGGCGGGAAGTTATCGTCTTTTGAAATCAACGGCTACCGCTTCGATGCTGGTCCATCGCTGTTCACGATGCCGCAGTTGGTCGACGATCTTTTTCGTTTGGCGGGCAAGAATCCAACGGATTATTTTCAGTACCAGAAACTCCCCGAAACTTGCCGGTACTTTTATGAAGACGGTACCCGCTTCACCGCTGACGCCGAGCCAGCGCTACTGGCCAAAACGATTGAAAAGTACCTGGGCGAACCCGCCGAACAGGTACTGGCGCATCTACGGGACAGTGCGGTAAAGTACGAGGTGACCGAGAAACTGTTTCTGCACCGATCATTACATAAGGTAGGTACCTACTTCAACCGCGATGCGCTGAAAGGGTACCTTAACCTGGGCAAGCTGGATGCTTTCCGAAGCATGAATCAGGCTAACAGCAGCCGATTCACCGATCCGCGCGCAGTGCAGCTTTTCAACCGCTACGCCACCTACAACGGCTCCGATCCTTACCAGACCCCCGCGACGATGAACATCATTCCGCATCTGGAATACAACATCGGAGCCTTTTTTCCAAAGGGAGGTATGGTAGCGATTACCAACAGTCTGGTGAAACTGGCGGAGGATTTGGGCGTGACTTTTCACTATACTAGTCCGGTCGAAAAACTGCTCATCGATGGGAAGCGGATTTCGGGCGTACAGGTGAAGGGCGAAGCGCTGAGCTACGACATAGTGATCAGTAATATGGATGTGGTCAATACTTTCCGCAAGCTCCTGCCCGACGCCCGGCAGCCCGAGCGTATTTTGCGGCAACCCAAGTCCAGTTCGGCGTTGATTTTTTATTGGGGCGTTAAAAAGCAGTTCCCCGAGCTGGGGCTGCATAATATCTTTTTCAGTAAGGACTACGCCACCGAATTCCACCATATTTTCCAACAAAAAACCATTCACCACGATCCGACGGTGTACATCAATATTACCGCCAAATACGAACCCAACGATGCGCCCGCTGGCGGCGAAAACTGGTTTGTGATGGTGAATGCACCCGCCAATGATGGGCAGGATTGGGGTACCCTCATCGCCGAAACGCGCCAAAACATTCTGACCAAAATCAGCCGTCAATTGGGTGAAAACATTGAAACCCTAATCGAAGCCGAGGATGTACTCGATCCGCGACTGATCGAAAGCCGCACGTCGAGTTCGCAGGGCGCTTTGTACGGCAATAGCTCCAACAATCGCTTCGCGGCTTTCCTGCGCCACGCCAATTTCTCGCGGCAGTTCAACAACCTGTACTTTGTAGGCGGTAGCGTACATCCGGGCGGAGGGGTACCTTTGTGTTTGCTGTCGGCCAAGATTGCGACGGAAATGGTGAAGTGA